The window ATAAAAACTATAAAAGATGTTAAAGCCGCATCCCCATATATCATAGGTCAGGCAATGGTAAGGTCAAAGAATAAGGTACTGGGGTGTATCCTAAAAGGGATAAATATAGACACAGAAATAGAGGTAACAAAAATAAAAGATTATCTAAAACATGGCACACTTTATCTTTCATCCTGGAATGTTATAATCGGCGAACAGATGGCATCAGTGTTAGGTGTTACGGTTGGGGATCACATTACTATTATATCTCCTGCTGATGGTAGTGAATATGATGTTAAGGTTAGAGGAATATTTTCAAGCGGAATGTATGAATATGATATTGGTATAATGTTCATTGATATAAAAGATGCGCAAGAGTTTTTTATTACTGGCAATACAGTTTCAGGTATTAGCATAAAGGTAGGTGATATATACAGAGCAGGAAAAGTAAAAACAGAAATAGAGCACAGGCTTGGTTTTCCATATTATGCAAGAACCTGGATAGAATCAAATAAGGCATTATTTTCAGCATTAAGGTTAGAAAGAATAACAATGTTTATCATACTTACACTTATGATAGTTGTTGCCTGTTTTGGTATATTAAGTACACTTATTATGACTGTTATGGAAAAGGTTCGTGATATCGGGATACTTAAAGCAATAGGTGCGGCAAATGCTTCCATAAAACTCATATTTACATCCTACGGACTTTTTATAGGGACAATTGGCACAGCCTTAGGTTCTTTATCCGGTATAGGTATGTGTCTTCTAATAAAAACAACAAATATTATCAAACTTCCGGGCGATATATACTATTTTGAAAAATTACCAGTTCAGATGACTTTTCAAGATATTTTTTTGATAATAGTCTGTGCCTTAATGATAAGCTTTCTTGCAACGCTTTATCCGGCCCATCAGGCAGCCCGGCTTAATCCTGTGGAAACACTAAGATATGAATAATATTATCTCTGTAAGGGGTGTAAAAAAAATATACAAAACAGGTGATGAGAATTTAGAGGTCTTAAAAGGTATAACACTTAATATAATAAAAGCGGATATGGTTTGTATAACAGGGCCCTCAGGCTCGGGCAAGTCAACACTTCTTCATATAATGGGAGGTCTTGATTGTCCGACGCAAGGTGAGGTTTTTTTAAACAATGAAAACCTGTATCGGATAGGTGAAAAACAAATATCAAAAATAAGAAACAGCAGTTTGGGTTTTGTATTTCAGTTTTATCATCTTCTTCCTGAATTTACAGCACTTGAAAATGTTGCAATGCCCTGTGTCATAAATGGTGAAAAAAAAGAGTTTGCTTTTAAGAAGGCAGAAGAAGTTATCAGATACGTAGGGCTTTCAGAAAGGCGCAGACACAGACCATCTGAACTTTCAGGAGGAGAACAACAGAGAGTTGCAATAGCAAGGGCAATAATAAATAATCCGCCTGTACTTTTATGCGATGAACCGACAGGGAATCTTCATGCAGATGCCGCACAGGTTGTCTGGACATTGCTTGAAGACTTAAACATAAGATATAATACGACAATAATATTTGTTACGCACGAAGATTCCCTTGCTAAAAAAGCAAAAAAGATTTTTCATCTGAAAGATGGACAGATAATATAGGAGAAATAATGTTTTGTCAGGTATGCGGGAAAAAAACTGCAACAGTTCATGTTACTGAAATAATAAATGACAAGCCCAAAGAACAGCATCTGTGTCAGAACTGTGCGGCAAAAAAAAATATTACATCAGAGGCACTTGCTACACTTCTTGCAGGACTTCTGGATATTGAAAAAACTTTTGAAAAAAAAGAAGGTGTCTTAATAAAATGTCAGATATGTCATCTTACGCAGGAAGATTTTAGAAAAAAAGGTATGCTTGGATGTTCCAAATGTTATGAGACATTTCAAAAAATACTCAGTCCATTATTAAAAAAAATACATGGGGCAGACCAGCATAGGGGCAAGGCACCCTCAGGGGGTGTTGTTCCCACACAAACCATAGAAAATCAGATAGCAATGTTAAAAGAAAGGTTAGAAACTGCAATCCAGACAGAACAGTTTGAAGAAGCAGCAAGGATCAGGGACGAAATAAAAACACTTACCCAATCTGTTAAGTCTAAAGAGCCTGTTGCATAACCAGAGCACCAGTGCACCAGCGCACCAGTGCACCAGAACACCCCACCCTCAAAAAAAACAAATAAAAAGTAGTATATTCCAGAAAATTGACAATGTTCTACTTTGGTGGTATGATTATGCAAAATGAAAATAAAAATTTTTGCACCGGCAAAGATAAACCTTTTTTTAAAAATTAGAAATAAAAGAAAAAACAGTTATTATAACCTTCAAACAGTTTTCCATTCAATAGGATTGTTTGATATAATTACCTTAAAACGAATACAGAAAGGGATAGATTTTACAAGTTCAGGTATTAAGTGTCCCGGACTTTCTTCAAATATTGTTGTAAAGGCTGCAAGGATTTTAAAAAAGTGGAATAATGTCCAAAAAGGTGTTCATATCCATCTTCATAAAAGTATTCCAGTCGGAAGAGGATTGGGGGGCGGTTCATCAGATGCGGCATCTGTTCTTTTGGGTTTAAATACTCTTTGGGGCTTAAAAATAGATAGAAAAGAACTGATAGGTATAGCAAAAAAATTAGGTGCTGATGTTCCTTTTTTTATAACAGGTTATACCTGTGCTCAAGCAACAGGCACAGGCGATATATTGACACCCATAAAAGCTGGTTGTAGTATATGGTATATCTTGCTTGATCCGGGGATAAATATTTCTACAAAAAAAATATTTCAAGAATGGGATAAACAAAAAAAGAAGGTTCATATAAGAGGAAATTTGTCTGATATTTCTAGTGCGGTTTCTAATGGAGATTTTAAGAGTATCTGTAGATTAATGGGGAATGACTTTTTATTCTATATCCATACCAATAGGATAATATATAATGCATATAATTATTTTAAACTTCAAATTTCTAATGTATCCATAACAGGAAGCGGTAGTTGTTTGTTCACCATATGCAATAACAAACAACAGGCATTAAAAATCTTAAAAAAAATAAAAAAACAATCTTTATATAAAACATATCTTGTAAAAGGATTAGAAGACAGTAGGTAGTAGGTAGTAGGTAGTAGATAGGGGAATGGATGGCGGATAAAATATACAATATTGCTGTTATAGGGGGAGATGGGACAGGACCTGAGGTTGTACGGGAAGGTAAAAAGGTTCTGGATGCTGTCTGTTCAAGGTTCGGATTTAATCTAAATTATATAGAATATGATTTTGGTGGGGAAAGATATCTAAAAACAGGGGAGGCGTTTGCGTCTTCTGCAATTGATGACTTAAAAAAAACAGATGCAATATATTTAGGTGCCATAGGACATCCTGATGTAAGGCCCGGCATACTTGAAAGGGGCATACTATTAAAAATAAGATTTGAATTGGACCAGTATATAAACATAAGACCCGTAAAACTGTATGATGAGAGATTTACGCCTCTAAAAGACAAAACTCCGAAAGACATAGATTTTATTGTTGTAAGAGAAAACACAGAGGGACTATATACAGGAATGGGTGGAGTTCAATATAAGGGAACGCAACAGGAGGTATCAACACAGGTTCATTGCACAACAAGGTTTGGGGCAGAAAGAGCCATAAGATATGCTTTTGAGGTTTGCAAGGCAAGGCATTTAAAGAAGATGTGGCAGGGGCTCTCTGATGATGAGAAAAAGCAGGGTTTCAAGGGCAAGGTTCATCTTGTTGCAAAAACAAATGTTTTAACCTTTGTTCATGATACCTGGTGGAGGGCATTTAATGAGGTTGGAGAAAAAAATTATCCCGATATAAAAACAGACTATGCACATGTGGATGCCACAGCAATGTGGCTTGTGAAAAATCCCGAGTGGTTTGATGTGATTGTAACAGAGAATATGTTTGGAGACATTATAACTGACCTTGGTGCTATGATTCAGGGTGGGATGGGTATCGCAGCCGGCGGCAATATAAACCCTAAAGGTATATCTATGTTTGAACCTATAGGTGGTTCTGCGCCAAAATATACCGGTAAAAATATTATAAATCCGCTTGCTGCAATATGTGCAGCTGGTATGATGCTTGAAAATTTAGGAGAAATCCAATCTGCACAGGCAATAGAAAACTCTGTAATAAAAGTCGTGAGAGAAAAATTAAAAAGTCTTGCAGCAGGAAAAATGGGATATTCAACAACAGAAGTCGGAGATATGATTGCTAAATTTATTTGAATATGCCTCTTATAAAAGATATAATGCTTGCTTCAATTTCTGTGTTCGTAGCGGTTGATGCCATCGGGGTGCTTCCAATATACATTGGACTTACAGAAGGGTTGTCATCTCAACAGAGAAAGGAACTTCTCAAGAACTCTGTTCTTACTGCACTTGTGGTAGCATTAGGATTTCTTTTTGCAGGGAAAATCCTTTTGAGTTTTCTCAGAATAACAATTTCAGATTTTATGGTTGCAGGAGGAGCGGTTCTTTTTATCTTTGCTATGAGGGATCTACTTAAGACAGATGAAAGAAACAGGCATATAACCGATATCCAACCAGGCACCACCAGTGGTACCGGGTTGGGTGTTGTGCCCATAGGTGTGCCTCTTATCGTGGGCCCTGCTGTTTTAACAACAGTGCTTCTTTGTATAGATGTGTATGGTTATGTTGCTACATTGGTTGCAGTGCTTTTAAATATCTTTTTTGCAGGGTTTGTATTTCTATCTTCAAGCACAATAATAAGATTTTTAGGTAAGAGCGGGGTAAGAGCAATATCAAAAATAGCCAGTCTTTTTCTTGCATCAATTGCTGTTATGCTTATAAGAAGAGGGATTCAAACAATGATAAGGACTCTATAAGAAAAGGAAGAAAAATATGACAGACCTTTTATCGCAGATAAATCAAATATCAGACCCTAAAAATCTGACTGATATTGAAAAAAAACATACACCTGTTATAACAGCGCCTGATTTTATAAAACCGGAACAACCTATAACAGTTATCATTGAAGTAGGTAGGCTGGCTTCGCATCCAAACGAGATAAATCACTTTATAGGATTCATAGAACTCTACCAGAACGATGTTTTTATCGCAAGAGTTGATATGTCCCCTTCCAGAATAAATCCGAAAGTAATATTTGAGATAATACCAAAATATCCTGGAATGTTAAAAGTAATTGCAGGTTGCAATATTCACGGTGTATGGCAGGCAACAAAAGATTTGACATTGTAGTACTTAAAAAGGTGCACCAGCGCACCAGAGCACCAGAGCACCAGGGCAACAAAAGATTTGACATTGTAGTACTTAAAGAGCGCATTGCATAATTACTCATAGAACTGGTGTTCTGGTGTCTGGCGCACTGGTGTCTGGTGCTCTGGTGCTCTGGTGCCCTGGTGCCCTGGTGCTCTGGTGCCCTGGTGCCCTGGTGCCCTGGTGTCTGGTGCTCTAAAAGGCAGGAAGGTGAGTTAAAATGTCTGATCCACTGTTAAAGGAATACATAAGTATCTCAGAGATTGTAGGCCCACTGGTCTTGATAGAGGGTGTTGAAGGAGTAAAATACGGGGAGATTGCAAATTTTATTCTTCCTGATGCTCAGATAAGAACAGGGAAAGTGTTGGAGGTTAGTTATGATAAGGCTCTTGTTCAGGTTTTTGAAGGAACAAGAGGAATGGACATTGGAACGAGCAGGATAAGATTTTTAGGAAAAGGTATAACATTTGGTGTCTCTGCTGATATTGTTGGAAGAATATTTGACGGTATGGGAAGACCTAAGGATAAAGGAAAAAGTCCTATACCAGACAGGCGGGCTGATATAAATGGGAATCCTATAAATCCTCGGTCGCGGGATTATCCTTCAGAATTTATACAAACCGGAATCTCTGCAATAGACGGACTTAATACACTTGTAAGAGGACAGAAACTTCCGATATTCTCAGGTTCAGGGTTGCCGCATTCCAATATTGCCGCTCAGGTTGCAAGACAATCAAAAGTTTTAGATGAACAGGGAAGCTTTGCAGTTGTATTCGGTGCAATAGGTATAACATTTGAAGAAGCAGAGTTTTTTATATCAGACTTTAACCGAACAGGTGCCATAGAAAGGGCTGTTCTTTTTATAAATCTTGCAGATGAGCCGGCCATAGAAAGGATTTCAACCCCTCGGATGGCATTAACGACCGCTGAATATTTAGCATTTGAACTTGATATGCATGTTCTTGTAATACTTACAGACATCACATTTTATTGTGAAGCACTAAGAGAAGTGTCTGCTGCAAGAAAGGAGATACCGGGAAGGAGGGGGTATCCGGGCTATCTTTATACAGACCTTGCCACACTGTATGAAAGAGCGGGGCGTTTAAAGGAAAAAAAAGGTTCAATAACACTTATCCCTGTTCTTACAATGCCTGATGATGACAAGACACATCCCATACCCGATCTTACAGGTTACATCACAGAAGGACAGATTATGGTAAGCCGTTCTCTTCACAGAAAAGGTGTATATCCGCCCATAGATGTGCTTCCCAGTCTTTCCAGATTAAGAGACAAGGGCATAGGAAAGGAAAAGACAAGAGAGGACCATCCGGATGTTGCCAACCAACTATTTGCATGCTATGCAAGAGGCAAAGAGGCAAAAGAGCTTGCGATCATACTCGGCGAATCTGCGCTTTCAGATATAGACAAACTGTACTCTTCTTTTGCGGACGAATTTGAAGAAAAATTTATCCGACAAGGGCAAGATGAAGAAAGAACCATAAGTAAGACACTTGATACAGGATGGAAAATTTTAAACAAACTTCCCAAGGGAGAATTAAAGCGCATCAGGATAGAGTGTCTTGACAAATATTATAAAGAGTCTGTTGTATAATTCCAATAGAACAGACACCAGTGCACCAGACACCAGGGCACCAGTGCACCTGAGCACCAGAGCACCAGTGCGCCAGACACCAGGGCACCAGACACCAATGCACCAGAACACCAGTTTATACCGATGTCTGTTCCCATTCCCATACAACACTCAAATCCCCTTGCCTTTTTAAAAATACATAATAAAATAGTATTTGTAGAATGCCAAAGAATGCAATACTTGCACTTGAATCGGGTAAGACTTTTGAAGGTTTATCTTTTGGATGTGAAGGTGAAGCCTACGGAGAAGTAGTTTTTAATACAAGCATCACAGGTTATCAGGAAATTCTTACAGATCCCTCCTATTATGGTCAGATAGTCTGTATGACCTATCCTCTTATCGGTAATTACGGTGTTAATTCAATTGATGTAGAATCGGAAAAGCCGCAGGTCCAAGGCTTTATAATAAAAGAACTTTCTCTGCTGTCTTCAAACTTTAGACAGGAAAAAACATTACAGGAGTATTTTGTTGAAAATAAGGTTCTTGGGATACAGGGAATAGATACGAGGGAACTTACCATACACTTGCGCCGTTCAGGCTCAAAAAAAGGGGTTATCTCAACAATAGACCTGAACAGAAAAAGCCTTATTGAAAAGGCTAAAAAAAGCCCTGGTATTGTGGGAATAGACCTTGTCCAAGAAGTAACCTGTCAGAAGCCTTACACCTGGGAAGAGCCAGTTTGTGATATAGGAGGTCCTATTGTAAAATCTTTTGAAAAAAAACTTACAGTGGTTGTGCTTGACTGCGGTACAAAAAGAAATATTTTGAGACTGCTTGTAACAAGAGGATGCCATACCATTGTTGTTCCAGCTTCTACCGATTATAAACAAATTCAAGATAAAAATCCGGATGGTGTTTTACTTTCAAATGGCCCCGGAGATCCTGCGGCTATTCCATATGTGGTAGAGACTGTAAAGAATCTGGTGGGTAAAGTTCCGATATTTGGCATTTGTCTTGGCCATCAGATACTTGGGCTTGCGTTTGGCGGAAAAACATATAAACTAAAATTTGGACACAGGGGGGCAAATCAGCCTGTGATGAACCTTAAAACAGGAAAAGTTGAAATCACAAGTCAAAATCATGGTTTTGCGGTTGATACACAGTCTATTAAAGATAATGATGTGGAACTTACACATATAAATCTTAATGATAAAACATCAGAAGGATTAAGACACAAGAGTTTACCTGTTTTTTCTGTTCAGTATCATCCCGAGGCCTCTCCGGGCCCTCAGGATTCAAATTATCTGTTTGATGAATTTATAAAATTATGCCTAAAAAAACTGATATAAAAAAAGTTCTTCTTATCGGCTCAGGCCCTATTATCATAGGGCAGGCTTGTGAGTTTGATTATTCGGGGACACAGGCCTGCAAGGCACTTCGTGAAGAAGGTATTAAGGTTGTTCTTATTAATTCAAATCCTGCAACCATTATGACAGACCCTGAATTTGCAGACTCAACATACATAGAGCCCATCACTGCGGAGTTTGTAGAAAAAATAATAGAAAAAGAAATGCCCGATGCACTTCTTCCAACACTCGGGGGGCAGACCGCTTTAAATGTTTCTGTTCAGGTTGCAGAAAAAGGTGTGCTTGAAAAATATAATGTAAAAATGATAGGTGCATCTTTGCAGGCTATAAAAAAAGCAGAAGACAGAGACCTTTTCAAGAAAGCAATGAAAAACATAGGACTTGAATTGCCCAAAAGTTCATATGTAAAAAACATTGAAACCGCAAGAGAAGTACTTAAAGAGATAAATCTTCCTGTTGTTATAAGGCCTTCATTTACTCTCGGAGGAACAGGTGGAGGAATAGCCTATAATATAGATGAGTTTGAACAGGTTGTAGCCCTTGGGCTTTCTCTTAGTATGAATGGCACAGTACTTATAGAAGAATCCGTTGCCGGCTGGAAAGAATTTGAACTTGAGGTAATGAGGGATAAAAATGATAATGTTGTAATTATATGTTCTATAGAAAATTTTGACCCTATGGGAGTTCATACAGGCGATTCAATTACTGTTGCACCCGCTCAGACGCTTACAGATAAGGAATATCAGAGGATGAGAAATGCAGCAATTGCCTGTATAAGAGAGATAGGGGTTGATACAGGAGGTTCAAACATACAATTTGCAATAGATCCCAAAGATGGAAAAATGGTGGTTATAGAAATGAATCCAAGGGTTTCCCGTTCTTCTGCCTTAGCATCAAAAGCAACAGGATTTCCTATCGCAAAGATTGCTACCAAACTTGCTATCGGATATACGCTTGATGAAATACCGAATGATATAACAAGATACACCCCTGCCAGTTTTGAACCCACCATAGATTATTGTGTTGTAAAAGTCCCAAGGTTCACATTTGAAAAATTCCCCCTGGCGGACCAGACACTTACAACACAAATGAAATCTGTCGGGGAAACCATGGCGATAGGAAGAACATTTAAAGAAGCACTGCAAAAGGCTTTAAGAGGACTTGAGATAGGAAGAAGTGGTCTTGAAATAAAGGGTGAAGATACAGATATTGAAAGAGTTCGCCAAAAACTTTCTATCCCTAATGCAGAAAGGATATTTTATATAAAACAGGCTATCTGCCTTGGACTTTCAATAGATGAAATTTATAGCCTTTCCAAAATTGACAGGTGGTTTTTGGCAAACATAAAGGAAATAACAGACATTGAAAACAAAATATCACGCCTTAAAATCCGGACAGGGACAAAATTAAAAAATTCTATATCAAGAGAAAACATGCTTCTTGCCAAAAAAAATGGTTTCAGTGACAGACAGATCGCAAAAATTATTGGTTCTAGTGGTGAATTAAATATAAGACGCTTAAGAAAGTCACAGAAAATAAAACCGGTTTATAAACTTGTGGATACCTGTGCCGCCGAGTTTGAGGCATATACCCCTTATTATTATTCTACATATGAGACAGAGGATGAGGTAAGAGTTTCGGATAAGAAAAAAATAATGATACTCGGAGGAGGACCCAACAGGATAGGGCAGGGGATAGAATTTGATTATTGCTGTGTTCATGCATCATTTGCTTTAAAGGAACTCGGGTATGAAATTATAATGGTAAATTCAAACCCTGAAACGGTTTCAACCGATTATGATATATCCGATAAACTTTATTTTGAACCTCTTACATTTGAAGATGTAATGAATATATATGAAAAGGAAAAGCCGGATGGCATGATTGTTCAGTTTGGAGGACAAACGCCCCTGAACCTTACATTATCTCTTGCAAAAGCAAAGGTCCACATACTTGGTACACCTGCAGACTCTATAGATATAGCGGAAGATAGAAAAAAATTCAGAAGGTTTCTTAATAAATTAAACCTACTACAACCTGAGAATAAGACCGCAACAACTTTGGTTGAGGCAATCCGTGTTGCAAAAAAAATCGGATACCCTGTTCTGATAAGACCTTCTTATGTTCTTGGCGGAAGGGCTATGGAGATTGTGTATGACGATGAACAGATTCGTGAATATATGAAAAAAGCCATTGATGTATCTGATGAAAAGCCTGTACTTATAGATAAATTTCTTGAGGATGCAATAGAGGTAGATGTGGATATGGTAGGAGATGGAAAAAATTTCTGTATAGGAGGTATACTTGAACATATTGAAGATGCAGGTGTTCATTCAGGGGATGCTGCAATGGTTTTGCCCCCACACACATTGGCAGATGAGATAATAAATAAAATAACAGGTGCGACATATGTAATGGCAAGGGCGCTCTGTATCAAAGGACTTATGAATGTTCAGTTTGCAGTCAAGGGAGATATGGTGTATGTACTTGAAGTTAATCCGAGGGCATCCAGAACAGTTCCGTTTGTATCAAAAGCAATAGGTATTCCTCTTGCAAAAATTGCAGCAAAAATTATGGTAGGCAAAACATTAAAAGAATCGGGGTTTTCCCAAGGAAAACAAATGGATTATTTTTGCGTGAAAGAAACTGTATTCCCGTTCACAAAGTTCAGGGGAGTTGATATACTTCTTGGGCCCGAGATGCGTTCAACGGGTGAAGTGATGGGAATCAATAAAAATTTTGGAAAAGCATTCCTTAAATCACAAATTGCAGCAGGACAGAAAATTCCTTCAACAGGCACAGTATTTATAAGCGTAAGCAACAGAGACAAACGTGACATACCCGCAGTTGCAAGAAGATTTTATGATATGGGGTTTAAAATTGTTTCAACGGCTGGAACAGCAAAGGTATTAAAAAATGCAAATATACCTGTTCAAGAAATCTGGAAGGTTCAGGAAGGAAGACCCAATGTTCTTGATTTGATGAAAAATAACCAGATACATCTTGTTGTAAATACACCGTCGGGTAAAATACCGAGGAACCATGAGGCTATGATAAGGTCTCTTGCTGTGACATTAGGGATTCCCACATTTACAACAGTTGCAGGTGCATCGGCTTGTGCCTCTGGTATATATGAGACAAGAAACACTGTTGCAGATGTTTGTTCTTTGCAAGAATATTACCTGTTGAACTCTCGCAGACAGAGACAGGCAGGTAAAATGTGAAAGTCTCTAAACTGTTCATTAAA is drawn from bacterium Unc6 and contains these coding sequences:
- a CDS encoding 3-isopropylmalate dehydrogenase (catalyzes the oxidation of 3-isopropylmalate to 3-carboxy-4-methyl-2-oxopentanoate in leucine biosynthesis); amino-acid sequence: MADKIYNIAVIGGDGTGPEVVREGKKVLDAVCSRFGFNLNYIEYDFGGERYLKTGEAFASSAIDDLKKTDAIYLGAIGHPDVRPGILERGILLKIRFELDQYINIRPVKLYDERFTPLKDKTPKDIDFIVVRENTEGLYTGMGGVQYKGTQQEVSTQVHCTTRFGAERAIRYAFEVCKARHLKKMWQGLSDDEKKQGFKGKVHLVAKTNVLTFVHDTWWRAFNEVGEKNYPDIKTDYAHVDATAMWLVKNPEWFDVIVTENMFGDIITDLGAMIQGGMGIAAGGNINPKGISMFEPIGGSAPKYTGKNIINPLAAICAAGMMLENLGEIQSAQAIENSVIKVVREKLKSLAAGKMGYSTTEVGDMIAKFI
- a CDS encoding carbamoyl phosphate synthase small subunit, translated to MPKNAILALESGKTFEGLSFGCEGEAYGEVVFNTSITGYQEILTDPSYYGQIVCMTYPLIGNYGVNSIDVESEKPQVQGFIIKELSLLSSNFRQEKTLQEYFVENKVLGIQGIDTRELTIHLRRSGSKKGVISTIDLNRKSLIEKAKKSPGIVGIDLVQEVTCQKPYTWEEPVCDIGGPIVKSFEKKLTVVVLDCGTKRNILRLLVTRGCHTIVVPASTDYKQIQDKNPDGVLLSNGPGDPAAIPYVVETVKNLVGKVPIFGICLGHQILGLAFGGKTYKLKFGHRGANQPVMNLKTGKVEITSQNHGFAVDTQSIKDNDVELTHINLNDKTSEGLRHKSLPVFSVQYHPEASPGPQDSNYLFDEFIKLCLKKLI
- a CDS encoding ABC transporter ATP-binding protein translates to MNNIISVRGVKKIYKTGDENLEVLKGITLNIIKADMVCITGPSGSGKSTLLHIMGGLDCPTQGEVFLNNENLYRIGEKQISKIRNSSLGFVFQFYHLLPEFTALENVAMPCVINGEKKEFAFKKAEEVIRYVGLSERRRHRPSELSGGEQQRVAIARAIINNPPVLLCDEPTGNLHADAAQVVWTLLEDLNIRYNTTIIFVTHEDSLAKKAKKIFHLKDGQII
- the carB gene encoding carbamoyl phosphate synthase large subunit (four CarB-CarA dimers form the carbamoyl phosphate synthetase holoenzyme that catalyzes the production of carbamoyl phosphate; CarB is responsible for the amidotransferase activity) → MPKKTDIKKVLLIGSGPIIIGQACEFDYSGTQACKALREEGIKVVLINSNPATIMTDPEFADSTYIEPITAEFVEKIIEKEMPDALLPTLGGQTALNVSVQVAEKGVLEKYNVKMIGASLQAIKKAEDRDLFKKAMKNIGLELPKSSYVKNIETAREVLKEINLPVVIRPSFTLGGTGGGIAYNIDEFEQVVALGLSLSMNGTVLIEESVAGWKEFELEVMRDKNDNVVIICSIENFDPMGVHTGDSITVAPAQTLTDKEYQRMRNAAIACIREIGVDTGGSNIQFAIDPKDGKMVVIEMNPRVSRSSALASKATGFPIAKIATKLAIGYTLDEIPNDITRYTPASFEPTIDYCVVKVPRFTFEKFPLADQTLTTQMKSVGETMAIGRTFKEALQKALRGLEIGRSGLEIKGEDTDIERVRQKLSIPNAERIFYIKQAICLGLSIDEIYSLSKIDRWFLANIKEITDIENKISRLKIRTGTKLKNSISRENMLLAKKNGFSDRQIAKIIGSSGELNIRRLRKSQKIKPVYKLVDTCAAEFEAYTPYYYSTYETEDEVRVSDKKKIMILGGGPNRIGQGIEFDYCCVHASFALKELGYEIIMVNSNPETVSTDYDISDKLYFEPLTFEDVMNIYEKEKPDGMIVQFGGQTPLNLTLSLAKAKVHILGTPADSIDIAEDRKKFRRFLNKLNLLQPENKTATTLVEAIRVAKKIGYPVLIRPSYVLGGRAMEIVYDDEQIREYMKKAIDVSDEKPVLIDKFLEDAIEVDVDMVGDGKNFCIGGILEHIEDAGVHSGDAAMVLPPHTLADEIINKITGATYVMARALCIKGLMNVQFAVKGDMVYVLEVNPRASRTVPFVSKAIGIPLAKIAAKIMVGKTLKESGFSQGKQMDYFCVKETVFPFTKFRGVDILLGPEMRSTGEVMGINKNFGKAFLKSQIAAGQKIPSTGTVFISVSNRDKRDIPAVARRFYDMGFKIVSTAGTAKVLKNANIPVQEIWKVQEGRPNVLDLMKNNQIHLVVNTPSGKIPRNHEAMIRSLAVTLGIPTFTTVAGASACASGIYETRNTVADVCSLQEYYLLNSRRQRQAGKM
- a CDS encoding V-type ATP synthase subunit B (produces ATP from ADP in the presence of a proton gradient across the membrane; the B subunit is part of the catalytic core of the ATP synthase complex), encoding MLKEYISISEIVGPLVLIEGVEGVKYGEIANFILPDAQIRTGKVLEVSYDKALVQVFEGTRGMDIGTSRIRFLGKGITFGVSADIVGRIFDGMGRPKDKGKSPIPDRRADINGNPINPRSRDYPSEFIQTGISAIDGLNTLVRGQKLPIFSGSGLPHSNIAAQVARQSKVLDEQGSFAVVFGAIGITFEEAEFFISDFNRTGAIERAVLFINLADEPAIERISTPRMALTTAEYLAFELDMHVLVILTDITFYCEALREVSAARKEIPGRRGYPGYLYTDLATLYERAGRLKEKKGSITLIPVLTMPDDDKTHPIPDLTGYITEGQIMVSRSLHRKGVYPPIDVLPSLSRLRDKGIGKEKTREDHPDVANQLFACYARGKEAKELAIILGESALSDIDKLYSSFADEFEEKFIRQGQDEERTISKTLDTGWKILNKLPKGELKRIRIECLDKYYKESVV
- a CDS encoding 4-(cytidine 5'-diphospho)-2-C-methyl-D-erythritol kinase gives rise to the protein MKIKIFAPAKINLFLKIRNKRKNSYYNLQTVFHSIGLFDIITLKRIQKGIDFTSSGIKCPGLSSNIVVKAARILKKWNNVQKGVHIHLHKSIPVGRGLGGGSSDAASVLLGLNTLWGLKIDRKELIGIAKKLGADVPFFITGYTCAQATGTGDILTPIKAGCSIWYILLDPGINISTKKIFQEWDKQKKKVHIRGNLSDISSAVSNGDFKSICRLMGNDFLFYIHTNRIIYNAYNYFKLQISNVSITGSGSCLFTICNNKQQALKILKKIKKQSLYKTYLVKGLEDSR